TGCTCAGAGTCCATATGACCATAAAAGATAGCATTCTATCAATATGCCCAAACATAGAGGAACAAATACCATATGACAGCAACAGTTAAATTATGCAGGTGGCAAATAAAACAAACCTCCTATCACAAAGGAGAGCAAGTGACTAtaagaaactaaagaaaaaaaaagtacaaatatCAGTTATACAGGTAATGTTGTCCTCTATTAAATGTCATTGCAATTCCTAGAAATGATAAATCAGATTCAACTGTTTCATACTCAGTCCAATCTTGCATGTATTAAGTGTTGAATGGCCACTTAATTAAGAATCAAAATGGAATCAACGAGTTAGCGGCTAATTCATACCTTAATTGACAACCCCTCTCGCTCTTCTCGCTTTCTCTCACGAACATCATCTTCTTTTCTTCGTTTTGTATCATCTTGTGAAACCAAGGAATTTTCTTCTGATCGTCTTCGTTCTTTCTCGTCATGCCTAGGAGAAAGCCTCTGGGCATGTCTGGTTCCAAACCTTCGGTCAGCATCTTCATCTCTTCTACCAGAAGTAACTGACTGGGGAACCATGTGAGGAGGTAAAGGTGGTGGTGGAGGCAAGTTTTGCCCATGAAAACGATCATCACCCTGAGATTTTTCAGCAGATGTATCATTGTACCGTAACTTGCTTCTGTCATCTTTGGCTTTGTCAGCTAGCCTATCGAAACTCCTATCAGTACCCCTATCCATCCCTCTCTCATCCGAACGCTCTCTTCCATATCTTTCCATTGATTTGTCTCTCGATCTGTCAGCTAAACTATCATCCCCATGGGATTTATCAGGACGCTCCGATCTTTCCCGATGATCCCTATCATATCTATCATTACCTTTATCTTTTGACCTATCCAAAGGTTTATCCGTACTCCTATGCTTATTCTGTTCATCATTTCCCACTTTATCAAGATCCGCAGATCGAGTATCTGTGGACCTCTCTCTTTCAGAGAATTTAACTTCACCCTCTAAATCTCTCAATTCACCATCCCCTTTTCGCCGTTTACTTGATCTGTCAGGTTCTTCAGCAGGACTCACTCTTTTTTGCAACTTATCACTGGACTTTGAAGCAGCAACAGAGTTATCATGCCTAGGAGAATGAACAAGTTGAGGTGGCTTCTGCACATCAGCAACTTCAGTTGCTTCAGCTTTTGGCATAGGTTTGTTAAGTCCACTATCTGACTTTGATTCAGCACCATAAGAATCAGATGCTCTTGTAGACAGAGTAGATATTTTTCCAGATGTTGAAACTGCATTACCATTCAATGTGAGTGCAGAAGAAACATTAGCAGCACCCCCTTGCCTGCCCTCTGATAAATGAACCTGGATGTCTTTGTCACTTGTGGATGAGGATGGAGTTCGGCCAACAGCTTTTCCAGATTTATTATCATCTTTTACAACATCTTGCTTTGGTGTTTTGGAAACCAGCCGCTTTGTGGAAATTTTCATCTGTCaataaagagaaggaaaaagaaaatcagccaaaggtaaattataatatatccTTTTAAGGAttcaagaaataataaatatcttGTGGGTCCCAAATTGTAAAATCACTACCTCGTGTCTATTTCAACAGAAAAAAGGTATTGTTTCTTTCCCTcgacacaagaaaaaaaaatctcactaCCGCTGTTAAATAAGAATGTTTAACATTGCCTTCATTGACGCACTATATAAAATTGTCTACATACCATATTGAACACAATCTAGACAATACCTCAGACTCCGCTAAGTTCTTTGGAGCAGCTCTGACAGTGCCATCCTCCAATGTTCTATTTGATGAATCATCCACCCCCTTTCGATTTTCTGATCTTGATGCTCCTACATGAACAGCAGCTGCAGAACCAGCTGACTGGCCATTTGACCCATTGGTTGATGAAGCACCTTTGGATTTTTGATGCCCTTGATCAAATTTCGAATGTGAGACATTGTCTGTTCTATCTGACCTCCCATCAGCATGTTTTGCCCTGGATATCTGCTCTCTGGTTGAATTCCCAGGATCTCCATGTTGGCTTCCAGTGAGAGGTGCTCTTCCCTCAGCAGGTTCACCTTGAGAAACATTAAGAGCAGAACTATTTTGTGCTGCAGCTACATTTCCAGATAAAGATTTTGATGCAGCAGATGGAGGCTTTATTTCGAGATATCCCATGCCAAATTCTTCATCTGTAATCCACGAAGGCTGCaaataacaagaaattttttaaatatgcagCAAGGGAAGCTAAATTCACTAGTGAATCCCACCAACCTTTCTAGCAGCCAAAGCTGCAGCGACACCTGTTGCCAAAACTTTGAGATCCTCCCTTTCATCACTTTTGATTCTAGTTACCTGTATAGAAAAGGAGACAAAGGAAAAGAACTGAAGTTATGGTTCTGAaaccataaaattaagataaataaaggtCTCCTTTCTTGACGTCTCTTACTCGTTTTTCAAGGTTAATACCACTCCTTTTAGTAACTGGAAAAACTCCTGAAATTTTTGTCAACAAAATAAGAGCGTTTCGAATTTCCATGTACTCAGATGATTCCAGACACTGAATCAATAGCCGAGACATTCTCTGACTCCATTTCCAGTGTACCTATCACCAAAAGAGCAGATAAAATGAATAAACAATTACCACTAATATGACCAATACCCAATTATGGTATAAAAGTAACACATAATATCTGGTTTTAACAGATGATTCAATAAATCACATATCTCTGTGCCTTAAATATCAGTAGTGACTGACCAAAAGGTTGAACTTGGCCAAAGGaaaatgatcaagaaaagacaagagAGTAGGAAAAAGCCAGCAAAGAAGGGAAAAGTAAGAGGCAGCAATGGGTCAAgtggaataaaaacaaaagtgatCTTCAATGTAATATTAtcaatgaagaaaatataaaaactatagtgaccattcataaaaaaaaatctcaagaaattaCTTTAAAGCTTAAACTTTTTCCGGTTCCCAAGAGGATTTGCAACCAGAATCAATATCATTTAGAAGACCTTAAGACTCTAGATTTCAACTAATGCCACATATTAGCACTAGTGGATACTTAAAGATTACTTCAGGATTTCCTGAGCATGACTAGTTTCAATATGGGGATCCTACATAAAAATTAGTCCCCAATTTAACACATGTCCAGATATGAACTTAAGAAAAGTAAGACCAATAAGCTCAGTTTGAAAAGTACATTAAAGGCTGAACAATGCATTATGTAGATTAATAGAATTAAATGCAGAAAGGTAGATAAAGAATCAACACTTGATGCAAAGTCATCCAGATGATGAAATATTCAGAAAGAGATTTCAGTTTGTGAAAATGACAACCAgttgaaaacaataaatacaactTCCATCTCAAGAACTAACCTTGATGAATTGACCATATGTAACCCGTTGGCTGTTTGGAAATCTATAATACACAGCAAATCCAGGCATATTTCCACACTCATGTTCATATATAGATTCATCACTCTGGTAGCAAAgcattcaataaaagaaaagaagagcatTGAGTTAGGGTGCAggcaaaaagaaaagcaaacaaaTGGTTATTTCAATCAAACACAAGTGCTAAATTCAAACAAGCACATTCCCGTGTGCACttgcatataatttaatttaggaaaagaataatttcttttactttatgAAACAAGCTCCAATTTgtgaaagcaaaaataaatctGAATAACAGAAAGGACCATGAAGTTGTCAATACCTTCCAGTAGTAAGCAATCTTTAATGTCTCATACAAAAACCTTCCAAGTCTACCTGCTTCATATTCAGTACAGCAGCATATCATAGGTTGTAATGTTTTACATATCAGAACATCAACATGGTTTACTGTGTTGAAAAACGGAGTGCCAAGTGAATGAAGAGTATGTACAAACATGGCACAATAAACAGCATCTGGCATGCTGAAAGTACAACGGGGAAAAATACAACGCTGAAGGAACTccatattgattttcaaagtaTCAGGACAGGAAGTCAGCCATTTGTCCTTTTCACAAGAGAGTCGTCTACGAACAGATGAAACATTATCTTCATGTTTACGGAGCTCACTAGTCAAACGATCAAGAGATTCTTGaatcctttccttctctttcttccttttagTAATTGCTGAACTAGAATTATCAGAAAGCTCTTCCAGAGCTTTAAGAGCAGCATGTTGCTTGGCAATTTCAGACTCATAACGGTTTCTAGGAACATAGAGATCATAAAGTGTGAGTCCCCAAAAAGTTGCATAGAGATCAGGTGAGAGACTATTCCAGGCTTTTGAAGGCAACATGGTTTTCACAGTCTCAAGAAGATCCGACCACCTACATACCATTGATATATGATTATTCTTTACTATAAAAGTAACTTTCTTCATAAAATCGTTGTTTCTTATCAGGTATTCCACACACAAGTTAGTGTATAAGAAAAAGAATCACAGGCCAAGAAATGCTACAGAATAAAACAAAGTAAAAGACAAGAGTATTACGTTACAGACTTATGGGAAGAGCCAAGATCCAGAATCACTCCGCCAGAACATTCTATGGCTTCAGGCTCCAGGATTGCACTTGTATTAGTTACTGTTTTATTGTTTTCCAAGGGCCAGAAAACATCTAAACTGCCAGTGCACTTGAAAAGCCTCATGACTGGGCGATATATTAAAAATGCAACCTAAAATGCAAAGAGAAATGAAGATTAAAGTAATGTACAAGCATAAGGATACCTgtcataaaaactaaataactgCACAGTAAACAACACTCTAAATGTAATTTATAAATGATCAAGCAGACATAATAGGGTAAATCAATGACCAAAATACAGAAAAATTAGAGGCTTaaacaatacaaacacacacagaGAGAAAGGAAGGAGAGACCTCAGGATCAAGGTGGTACAGGTGGACAAGATCATCAAGAGAGGGAATCAACTGAGCATATGCTGAGGGTGGCGTCACAGCACTACAGAGGAATTCCACATATTGAAGAAGGGTTCCATGACACCTATCAAACTGCTCACTGACCATTTTAATGTAAGGTGCATCCGCATTTATGACAACCCTGGAGGAAACAAATATATGATAAGTCAGCACTCCAATCAACATCAAGCACATCCCATGGAAAAGAGCATGTCAAAAGCTAAGACAGGCAGCAAAAATTACTCCagaattttaacattaaaacagaaaaagatttaaataagAAAGAGGACCAAATTGCGTAAACATTCATGAATAGAtgcaaaaagaaataattaggGACATATACCCATTTCAAATATGCACACAAGAATATTCCGATACATGTTGCACTTGGTGGAAAAGGATTTGTATAAAGAGgataaagtaaaaaatcatccatgtttaaaaaataaacatccttCACAACCTACACCATTTCCATGTTTTCTTCTCAGAAAATatccttgagaaaaaaaatctattattttaagcaaatatataagaaataaagTTGTACTGCTTACACAGAACGATGTTGAGCAATAAGTAACAAAAGGGGGATCGCTGGCTTCGGTTCATCCTTAGGAAGCAATGAGTCTCGTAGCCTGTTAGCAGATTTGAACAGTGCCTGCACAGAGAATAAATTAGACATAGCTTGTAAGTTGCCCTGATGTGTTGGAAATTCGGTCTGGGAATGTCTGTGGTGTAAAAGTGAAAAGGAATATTGCAGAGTCAAAACTTCCATACTTAGCAATAACAATCTCATGCTCAAGTAGCTTGCAGATATATGCTCAAGTTCAGCAACAATAGGAAATTAAACTAAATCATAACAACAGTACACTACCTACAGGAATATGTAGCAAGCAAGGGCAAACGAGGGAACCCTAGGATGCCTAGCTTAATCTAATAGCATATATATGCTCTTTGAGCAAGTTTAGACAACTGAAGAATCTGTCatcattttcaagcatcaacAAATGGAATCCCCAAAGCCCAAATAAGAAAATCCTACATTTCCAAATGGAACTTGTATTTCAATAAACTAGTTTCCACAACGGTGTTGATGAAATCACCAGGTCACAAGAAACGCTTTTAGCCCAACATCAGGGTATTTTGACATCACATAACCTTGGATGTGTAACATTAGAATAAGCTTCAGAATCCTCAATCCCAAACTAGAGGGTTTGACTACAGGGATCTATATCATTCACTTTTGTTTgtctatcacataaatgttTCCAGATAATATATAAGAATATAGAGGTAGTATATAATGAAATACCATTTACTAAAGTATAATTTACTTAGTTGATTTTAGTGCACAGAGAAAAGCTAGATCAttgtcttaattaaaaaataaatctcagtgaaaaggaaaaaacaaatgagtTTTCCACCATGAAATCCAAATTCAGGAAGAAACTAAACCACTATTTTACTCAGGCATGTGCCTCCATTGAAATAATCAACTTATTGAAACATAACTTGCTACAGTTGCTTGGAACACTTAAAGGGAGCAATGAGACCTTGTTAGTTCGGGTTACACCAAAAGAAGTAGCTTGATACCGAAGAGTCTCACTCCCTGCCATTGCATCCAACTGTTCCTCTGTTAGGTTCTCTGTGTATTGAACATTTGCCATTTGTTGAAGAAGCTCCTGACATAATCATAAGACTCCACTATTAATAGGCAACTGGACGTCTAATTATAAGTTATAAATTTTGTAACTTCTAGATCTGAATGATACCTGCAGAAGAACAAGCTCAATCCCCTGGCCCTTTTTCAACTGATTTCCTAGATACTGGAAAAGGCCTCTCAATTCCATAGATGGATACTTCTTACACCTGGGAATAAACAAACTCTCTTCATGCAATTTCAAgtaatcaaaaacaaaaacaaaaaaaaaaaggagaagaagaagaggtagTTCTTTACATAAAGTTCCAAGTCcatcaacaatattatttgtataacataaaagaaataaaagaataaaaaaaattatatcatcatCATGATCCATGGAGATGAAGGGATAGCATTTCATCAAATCACTACAAGAACACCAGAACTTCATAACACGTTATGAACAAGTATGGAAATTAATGCAATCATACAACAGATTGAGCATCTCTTAAATGCATAACAGCTAATATATAAGAGACCAAATTAGTAGAAGCAGCCACAAGTGATCTCAACAAGAGAAAGCCCAGATAAAATAATTCCACCAATTAAACTTGATGAATTTTTAagtgcaaataaaataagtggACTAGGAAATTAGCAAAAGCAATCATCTTAAGAAATTATGAAAGGCTTTGATGATTTTACATTGCACATAGCTGAGGTGGGAATTAGTCAAGTGGAATTgatctttaatttattaatgaaactaTTTCAAATAAGTGTAGTATCATAGCAgttcaaataaattcaaaagctACTAAAACGGGAAATCAACTGTCACATAACTTCAGCAGGTGTTGAACTTGGTGTTTTTGAAGCTTGAAGAGATGGCACATTCAGCATACATGAGCGTAATAAACTAAGACAATCATCAAAGCCATTTATCCATATCGATGCTACAAGCTCCAGATGGTCAACCAACAATCTCATCTTTACCAGTGACCATGTAACTGTTTGCTTGTCTTGTATCTTATTACATCTCTACTCTTTgctttattaatataaattatccaAGATAGTTACCAAATTATTGTTATGCAGCACTGCTATCATTAAGATATGTTCTGACAAACAACATTCAGACACTCTAACATGTGATACACGCCTAACTGATAAGAGCATTGTACATCAGCAGGATTCTTGTAATTAGCTCCCATCACAATCTAGTAAAGGCCGAAGTCGCCAATTAACTTTGATACTGAAACAATATTTCATTACAATAGAAGTGAATATTGAGGATGCCTAGGCACGCACAGTAATGAAGAATGGGAACAAAATGAAACAACAATAGAATCATGAGTTAATTAAGGAAACATCAGCTGTGAATAAATACATCTACACTAAATATGATATAACCTTGCTAAAAGGTAGATTACCAAATCAACACGGCCAAAATCAAACCTCCTATTGATCCACGGACACAATATACATAACTTTAAACAAAATCCTTATGTACCACAAACATATCCCGCAGACCAGTCACCTGATTCAAACTCTGATTCTATGACCAAAATCTCTGTGGACTTCACCTCAAGATCCTAAAGATTATTCTCATAGTCAACCAAATCATTTACATCCTACCTCCCCCAGTTCCTCTATCTGCTACAGATAACTAAGCTTGCCAACTGCCAGACTATAGTGAAATTTCTGTTCATAAGCAATCGGAACCAAACCCAAAAGGCCACACCAATCACTTCACTCAGACCTTATCCAAACTCATAAAATGCTACTCGGTAAAAGAATCAGCCTTCTGGATTGCATAGGATATATGCAAGAATAAGAATAGAGGTGACGGATGTAGTGTATACGCACCTTGGATGAGGGCTTATCTATTAAAACAGGATTCCAAAAGGATGGAAATAAACATGGTGTACATTTAACAACAAATTGAGGGCattctaaaaatacaaatttggaaCATGTGGATTTGGATGCTTGTGTTTTGGTATATATGTGTATGAATGAAAGCACGCAACTAGAATGAATGATATTGACCATGACCACACAGGAGGAAAAAATTTTAGTATCCCTGAACAGATTTGTGCTTATAAGATTATTGAAGCCATGTAATGGCCACAATAACATCAAGAAGAAGAGCTTTGAGAACGAAATGCTCAGACAGGATAAGGAGGCAAACCATGAAAAGAGGGAGAGGAATAAAAGAGGAGAAAAGGTCAATGTGAAAAAATGAACAGAACCACTTAAATCCCTCGAAAAGTTTGTTAATTTGGCACAGTAAAGACGACTGAAGAGGATAAGGATCACAATCACAGACCAGAACCACCAATCATTAGAAAAGTACAGAAAAGCAATTGATAAGTCTGATATGAACAGATGAATTGTCCCCACTGCTCAAgaggtttgattttttcttagcAAACTATGCTCCTATAGCTAAGATGTCCAGAGGTAGCAATGACACTTCATTAGCATTCAACACATCCTTTATAGCAGCTctcaggaaataaaaaaaaaaaattgatctccCTTAGTTGAAACCTAGACAAGAAGTCTATCAAAAAGCAGCCAAAGCAGCATTACCTTCCCTGCTcccatctctctctctgaaATAGGTTTAGCACAgtattaagaaaataacatgAGGAATATTAAGCATGTGCAACCCAATTTTATGACAGTGGTCCTTGATGATTATCCAGTGACTATGCAAAGCATGGAATTTATAAAGAGGCACAGAAAACTTCTCTGAGACATGTCAGTAAACCCCCATACAGTATTCCCCAACAACCTAGTTGGATGACTAGACAAAGacacaacaaaagaaattaaaaggaaaaagaataaagaataaacTACAGGTTCTAATCGCCAGAacttctaaaaagaaaagggagtcAAGACAATTATGCAACCCCAAAAATTGCCAGCCTAATATTTCTGAACATGCATGTGTTGATATGACACTCTTTTTCCAGAATTAAAAAGTGTTTTGCATATTAAAGATATCCAGCAGCCTATGCACATGCACTataatcaacaaaaagaaaagcaaagttTTGTGGACTAAAGTGAACTACCCCCATTCAATGTCTTACTGAACAGCCAGGCAACATTGAGAGCTCTGACAAATTTCTGAGTGTCACCTCCACAGAGTTTGATTTTACTTCAAAAGCCTTCACGCCACGCATGGCATTCCAAATTAGCTATGCACGCCTTCCATAATCATGAAGAAATTGTGGAGCCCTGGAGAACATTAATGTCATTGCCAATACAAGCTAATGCAGCCACAATCAAAACAGAGTGCTCTCTCCCCGTGTTCAGAACACTCGTCTCATAAAACAACAATACACTTCTGCAGGACTCACATTGGTAGGATGTAGTGAACATCAGTTCTGACCAAAACATATACTGCTTCCACGTTACATTATTGGAAACACTCATTGAGAGAAGCATCAAGGAGAAAGACAAGTCTGACAAGAATCTGAAATATCCAGAACCAAACTGCCTTCAAATTTCAGACCATACCTAAACATAAGCTCTTCAGGAGGACAGTAAATTAAACACCAATTCCTAGCCATTTACATGTTAGCTGAGAAAACCCCACCAAATAGCACAATTATGCATACAAGAGACTTTCCATACATTCCACCATCAATCAAAATCTGCAACTTAAAGAGTATTTCAACATCAAGTACCTTTCAACAATGAACCGTATATCTCCGTCCCTTTTCTTACTTCAGGGTACTAGCTTGCTACCATTTTCCAATAATGTCTTCATTACAGTCACCAATATTCCAAGTTGCATTAGAAACTCTAACAGCAAGTTTTACTGAAAAATCCACCTCTGACACAGAAACAGCCCTTCTTTGAACAGGTTAAGTCATCAATCTtatctgaatatttatcttgaaGAGACATAGAAGAAATAGAACCAAATGGAAGTTTGAATAATGCAATCCCAATGAACCAGGCAACCAACCCCCAAGCACAAAGCCAGCTTTATTGTAAATTTCCACTGTTGATTCATAAAATAACCACCAACAAGGTCACTCATAAATCTCAATGATCAAAGTAAGAATAGTCTTTTTCACCTCCAATCTCAAGAACGTCAAACTTGAAAAGTTGTCAAAGAAATAACATTATTGTCAAGTTTGAATAATGTAATCCCAACTACCcttcacttttcttctttttttcgttttttatcTGCCAACTAACTCTCTTACTCGGATATCATTTCCCATTCCAACAACCTTCGACTGTTTCCATCTCCAAATCCCATAGATTTCTCTGATTAGTGCCTATTCAATGCCAAGTCATGTTGGAATTGTGCTAACCTCCTAAATCAGGGACTCAGAAAATCTGCAATGTCCACAACAACCTCAGCTCCAGTTATCCTGCTTTTGCTGAGTTAAATCTGAAACCTGGAAACTGATGAAAAGCTTCCCAAGATACACCTAAAACTCTTAATAGAATAGTTTAACACACAAATAGACTCCAATATAACTCAtgcaaaatataataaaacaaagttGACAAGCAGATACAAAAACCAGaaaccaaaagggaaaacaccaAACACATACTTATGATTGTGCATATCAAAGTTCAGTAAGACATCCAACCTTTACAATAGATTAAAAGATTCTCAACATTGAATTCTCATCTGCTAAGCAACCATATTTGTTAAAGGCTCTAGTTTTGATACAGAGGGGCAATATAAATTCTACAagtagaaaaacacaaaaaaaaagcagtGTTTTGGAAAAGAGGAAATGTAAACATACAGGT
This genomic interval from Populus nigra chromosome 11, ddPopNigr1.1, whole genome shotgun sequence contains the following:
- the LOC133706355 gene encoding THO complex subunit 2-like isoform X1 translates to MSTTLPPMECLYVTEEFLRELKGGNHSFRLPHPVPILRFLYELSWNLVRGELPFQKCKAALDSVEFVDKVSAVGLGSNFADIITQMAQDLTMSGEYRSRLIKLAKWLVESALVPLRFFQERCEEEFLWEAEMIKIKAQDLKGKEVRVNTRLLYQQTKFNLLREESEGYAKLVTLLYQGSEDTTENTSAATIGIIKSLIGHFDLDPNRVFDIVLEYFELQPDSNVFLELIPIFPKSHASQILGFKFQYYQRIELNSHVPFGLYKLTALLVKEEFIDLDSICAHLLPKDDEAFEHYNTFSSKRLDEANKIGKINLAATGKDLMDDEKQGDVTVDLFAALDMEAEAVAERFSELENNQTLGLLTGFLSVDDWYHAHILFERLSPLNPVAHTQICNGLFRLIEKLVSSAYNIVRQTHIQSCGSPRIAGIDAMGVTSSSGHVSFIDLPKEFFQMLVTVGPYLYRDTLLLHKVCRVLRGYYMSALELVDSGDGTLNGELLIPGNRVPRLHLREARSRVEEALGACLLPSLQLVPANPAVGQEIWEVMSLLPYEVRYRLYGEWEKDDERNPVILAARQTAKLDTRRILKRLAKENLKQLGRMVAKLAHANPMTVLRTIVHQIESYRDMISPVVDAFKYLTQLEYDILEYVVIERLAQGGRDKLKDDGLNLSDWLQSLASFWGHLCKKYPSMELRGLFQYLGNQLKKGQGIELVLLQELLQQMANVQYTENLTEEQLDAMAGSETLRYQATSFGVTRTNKALFKSANRLRDSLLPKDEPKPAIPLLLLIAQHRSVVVINADAPYIKMVSEQFDRCHGTLLQYVEFLCSAVTPPSAYAQLIPSLDDLVHLYHLDPEVAFLIYRPVMRLFKCTGSLDVFWPLENNKTVTNTSAILEPEAIECSGGVILDLGSSHKSVTWSDLLETVKTMLPSKAWNSLSPDLYATFWGLTLYDLYVPRNRYESEIAKQHAALKALEELSDNSSSAITKRKKEKERIQESLDRLTSELRKHEDNVSSVRRRLSCEKDKWLTSCPDTLKINMEFLQRCIFPRCTFSMPDAVYCAMFVHTLHSLGTPFFNTVNHVDVLICKTLQPMICCCTEYEAGRLGRFLYETLKIAYYWKSDESIYEHECGNMPGFAVYYRFPNSQRVTYGQFIKVHWKWSQRMSRLLIQCLESSEYMEIRNALILLTKISGVFPVTKRSGINLEKRVTRIKSDEREDLKVLATGVAAALAARKPSWITDEEFGMGYLEIKPPSAASKSLSGNVAAAQNSSALNVSQGEPAEGRAPLTGSQHGDPGNSTREQISRAKHADGRSDRTDNVSHSKFDQGHQKSKGASSTNGSNGQSAGSAAAVHVGASRSENRKGVDDSSNRTLEDGTVRAAPKNLAESEMKISTKRLVSKTPKQDVVKDDNKSGKAVGRTPSSSTSDKDIQVHLSEGRQGGAANVSSALTLNGNAVSTSGKISTLSTRASDSYGAESKSDSGLNKPMPKAEATEVADVQKPPQLVHSPRHDNSVAASKSSDKLQKRVSPAEEPDRSSKRRKGDGELRDLEGEVKFSERERSTDTRSADLDKVGNDEQNKHRSTDKPLDRSKDKGNDRYDRDHRERSERPDKSHGDDSLADRSRDKSMERYGRERSDERGMDRGTDRSFDRLADKAKDDRSKLRYNDTSAEKSQGDDRFHGQNLPPPPPLPPHMVPQSVTSGRRDEDADRRFGTRHAQRLSPRHDEKERRRSEENSLVSQDDTKRRKEDDVRERKREEREGLSIKVEEREREREREKPHLLKEEMDAGAAAKRRKIKRDHLPTGEAGEYSPVAPPPPPLGSGMSQSYDGRDRGDRKGGTIQRTSYLEEPSIRIHGKDVAGKMARRDADPMYDREWDEDKRQRAEQKRRHRK
- the LOC133706355 gene encoding THO complex subunit 2-like isoform X2; translation: MSTTLPPMECLYVTEEFLRELKGGNHSFRLPHPVPILRFLYELSWNLVRGELPFQKCKAALDSVEFVDKVSAVGLGSNFADIITQMAQDLTMSGEYRSRLIKLAKWLVESALVPLRFFQERCEEEFLWEAEMIKIKAQDLKGKEVRVNTRLLYQQTKFNLLREESEGYAKLVTLLYQGSEDTTENTSAATIGIIKSLIGHFDLDPNRVFDIVLEYFELQPDSNVFLELIPIFPKSHASQILGFKFQYYQRIELNSHVPFGLYKLTALLVKEEFIDLDSICAHLLPKDDEAFEHYNTFSSKRLDEANKIGKINLAATGKDLMDDEKQGDVTVDLFAALDMEAEAVAERFSELENNQTLGLLTGFLSVDDWYHAHILFERLSPLNPVAHTQICNGLFRLIEKLVSSAYNIVRQTHIQSCGSPRIAGIDAMGVTSSSGHVSFIDLPKEFFQMLVTVGPYLYRDTLLLHKVCRVLRGYYMSALELVDSGDGTLNGELLIPGNRVPRLHLREARSRVEEALGACLLPSLQLVPANPAVGQEIWEVMSLLPYEVRYRLYGEWEKDDERNPVILAARQTAKLDTRRILKRLAKENLKQLGRMVAKLAHANPMTVLRTIVHQIESYRDMISPVVDAFKYLTQLEYDILEYVVIERLAQGGRDKLKDDGLNLSDWLQSLASFWGHLCKKYPSMELRGLFQYLGNQLKKGQGIELVLLQELLQQMANVQYTENLTEEQLDAMAGSETLRYQATSFGVTRTNKALFKSANRLRDSLLPKDEPKPAIPLLLLIAQHRSVVVINADAPYIKMVSEQFDRCHGTLLQYVEFLCSAVTPPSAYAQLIPSLDDLVHLYHLDPEVAFLIYRPVMRLFKCTGSLDVFWPLENNKTVTNTSAILEPEAIECSGGVILDLGSSHKWSDLLETVKTMLPSKAWNSLSPDLYATFWGLTLYDLYVPRNRYESEIAKQHAALKALEELSDNSSSAITKRKKEKERIQESLDRLTSELRKHEDNVSSVRRRLSCEKDKWLTSCPDTLKINMEFLQRCIFPRCTFSMPDAVYCAMFVHTLHSLGTPFFNTVNHVDVLICKTLQPMICCCTEYEAGRLGRFLYETLKIAYYWKSDESIYEHECGNMPGFAVYYRFPNSQRVTYGQFIKVHWKWSQRMSRLLIQCLESSEYMEIRNALILLTKISGVFPVTKRSGINLEKRVTRIKSDEREDLKVLATGVAAALAARKPSWITDEEFGMGYLEIKPPSAASKSLSGNVAAAQNSSALNVSQGEPAEGRAPLTGSQHGDPGNSTREQISRAKHADGRSDRTDNVSHSKFDQGHQKSKGASSTNGSNGQSAGSAAAVHVGASRSENRKGVDDSSNRTLEDGTVRAAPKNLAESEMKISTKRLVSKTPKQDVVKDDNKSGKAVGRTPSSSTSDKDIQVHLSEGRQGGAANVSSALTLNGNAVSTSGKISTLSTRASDSYGAESKSDSGLNKPMPKAEATEVADVQKPPQLVHSPRHDNSVAASKSSDKLQKRVSPAEEPDRSSKRRKGDGELRDLEGEVKFSERERSTDTRSADLDKVGNDEQNKHRSTDKPLDRSKDKGNDRYDRDHRERSERPDKSHGDDSLADRSRDKSMERYGRERSDERGMDRGTDRSFDRLADKAKDDRSKLRYNDTSAEKSQGDDRFHGQNLPPPPPLPPHMVPQSVTSGRRDEDADRRFGTRHAQRLSPRHDEKERRRSEENSLVSQDDTKRRKEDDVRERKREEREGLSIKVEEREREREREKPHLLKEEMDAGAAAKRRKIKRDHLPTGEAGEYSPVAPPPPPLGSGMSQSYDGRDRGDRKGGTIQRTSYLEEPSIRIHGKDVAGKMARRDADPMYDREWDEDKRQRAEQKRRHRK